A window from Montipora capricornis isolate CH-2021 chromosome 7, ASM3666992v2, whole genome shotgun sequence encodes these proteins:
- the LOC138055582 gene encoding uncharacterized protein → MQYNKIKYKKATVFFHRDDVNNNPSTSPHQPVFPTVKKVSSWKAPVSHVPELELFLDSVRTELLDPRNVRFIHDNLSVGERQALVTLKQADNVAIQIQDKGSKFVVINKGDYDSKMKEQLENPLHYQKLEHDPSADYVEVIKQWSKKWLEKGQINEEIASWVINGSAKPGKAFGTIKTHKEGNPLRLITSCCGTAIENLSAFSEFYLKPLAQNLPSFVKDTTHFLQKIEELNKMGPFSEDSLLVSWDVVAMFPNIDNNLGINAVIAALEARPERFPSTNCIVEAVQICLKYNNSFFEADNFLQVHGTAMGPKNACSYADLAMGIIDRRARSGEIKPNLWWRYRDDIFDLWTQGPVKLNEFTEFINSLYPTIKFTLVSSPI, encoded by the coding sequence ATGcaatacaataaaatcaaatacaaaaagGCAACTGTATTTTTTCATAGAGATGATGTTAACAACAATCCTAGCACTAGTCCTCATCAGCCTGTCTTTCCCACCGTTAAGAAGGTTTCCAGCTGGAAGGCCCCTGTGTCCCATGTCCCTGAGCTTGAACTCTTTTTGGATTCTGTTAGAACGGAATTGCTCGACCCAAGGAATGTCCGTTTTATTCATGACAATCTTTCCGTTGGTGAGAGACAGGCTCTGGTTACACTTAAGCAGGCTGATAATGTCGCCATTCAAATTCAAGACAAAGGGTCCAAATTTGTCGTTATTAATAAGGGTGATTATGACTCCAAAATGAAAGAACAGTTAGAGAATCCACTCCATTATCAAAAGCTTGAGCATGATCCAAGTGCTGATTATGTAGAGGTCATCAAACAATGGAGTAAAAAGTGGCTTGAGAAGGGCCAAATTAATGAGGAAATAGCTAGTTGGGTGATTAACGGCAGTGCCAAACCTGGAAAGGCTTTTGGAACCATCAAAACCCACAAAGAGGGGAATCCCCTTCGGCTTATTACATCGTGCTGCGGCACTGCCATTGAAAACCTTTCGGCCTTTTCAGAATTTTATCTCAAACCTCTAGCCCAGAATCTGCCATCGTTTGTTAAGGATACCACACATTTTCTCCAGAAAATCGAGGAACTCAACAAAATGGGCCCCTTTTCTGAAGATAGTCTTTTAGTTTCCTGGGATGTTGTTGCCATGTTTCCTAATATTGACAACAACTTAGGAATTAACGCTGTTATAGCAGCATTAGAGGCTAGACCAGAGAGATTTCCATCCACTAATTGCATAGTAGAGGCCGTACAAATTTGTCTTAAGTATAATAATTCGTTTTTTGAAGCTGACAACTTTCTTCAGGTTCATGGTACAGCCATGGGCCCCAAGAATGCTTGCAGTTACGCTGATCTTGCCATGGGAATTATTGATAGGAGAGCCAGATCAGGGGAAATTAAACCCAACCTGTGGTGGAGATACAGGGACGATATTTTTGATTTATGGACACAAGGGCCAGTCAAACTCAATGAGTTTACGGAATTTATCAATTCTTTGTACCCCACCATTAAATTTACTTTAGTTTCATCGCCCATTTAA